One segment of Niveibacterium microcysteis DNA contains the following:
- a CDS encoding tetratricopeptide repeat protein translates to MTAAAVTDQLRARPGVLKALAGVALAAALAGLLGAAWTHHAARTPAPAAIEALAQQAGAGRDDDALQRLRLLAAPRDAAMSQRALGEALLARNNTRDSAEGIAWLEKAASQGDADAHMALGKLQFLGSPYVERDYPSAYRHFAAAGAQGHAGAAYYLGLMLRSGYGVRENRAAAARWFALAAAKQSPAAMFMLANAYRDGDGVPRDERRARELYEEAAELELPEAIQTLAMAYRNGELGLPKDEMQARHFSLETAHALKHPALVP, encoded by the coding sequence ATGACCGCCGCGGCCGTGACGGATCAGCTCCGTGCCCGGCCCGGCGTGCTCAAGGCGCTCGCAGGCGTGGCGTTGGCCGCCGCGCTTGCGGGGCTGCTCGGCGCGGCATGGACCCATCATGCCGCGCGCACGCCAGCGCCCGCAGCGATCGAAGCCCTCGCCCAGCAAGCGGGCGCCGGGCGCGACGACGATGCCTTGCAACGGCTCCGCTTGCTGGCCGCGCCGCGCGACGCCGCGATGTCTCAGCGCGCATTGGGCGAAGCCCTTCTGGCGCGCAACAACACCCGCGATAGCGCCGAGGGCATCGCATGGCTGGAGAAGGCGGCGAGCCAGGGTGATGCCGATGCCCACATGGCGCTCGGCAAGTTGCAATTCCTCGGCTCGCCCTACGTCGAACGCGACTACCCCTCGGCCTATCGCCACTTTGCGGCGGCCGGCGCGCAAGGCCATGCGGGCGCGGCCTACTACCTTGGCCTGATGCTGCGCAGCGGCTACGGGGTGCGCGAAAACCGCGCGGCCGCCGCACGCTGGTTTGCCCTCGCAGCGGCAAAACAATCACCCGCCGCGATGTTCATGCTCGCCAACGCCTACCGCGATGGCGACGGCGTACCACGCGACGAGCGGCGTGCGCGCGAGCTCTACGAAGAAGCGGCCGAACTCGAACTGCCGGAAGCCATCCAGACACTGGCCATGGCCTATCGCAACGGCGAACTCGGCCTTCCGAAGGACGAAATGCAGGCACGGCATTTCAGCCTCGAAACCGCCCATGCACTGAAGCACCCCGCGCTGGTGCCCTGA
- a CDS encoding bifunctional 2',3'-cyclic-nucleotide 2'-phosphodiesterase/3'-nucleotidase, giving the protein MLVRNSLLTGGLISALLLAGCGSDEAAPAPVVTPATPKIEKGTAATLALLETTDLHTNVLSYDYFKLAEDKSFGFERVATLIKNARSEFPNTLLLDNGDTIQGTALADYQAQVAPISCSTTLAMYKVMNAIGYDGGGIGNHEFNYGLPYLNQVTGNKFNIDGLPDPAKQTACAGPAFPQVLANVLSVKSKAPLFQPYAILTRELKAKTADGKEVTAPIKVGIIGFTPPTIMSWDKRWLDGKVYTAGIKEQAEKYIPEMRAKGADLVVVISHGGLDNSAYSPTMENANYYVSQVAGVDAMLIGHSHQIFPNATSTVPQFNLPGVDKVNGTVNGVPTVMANFWGKHLGVIKFELAYDGKAWVIDKTKTKVEARSIQNADKTYVAVEPSIAAAVANEHQATIDYVKTPIGSTDFQMTSYFADVGEVGAIELVNQAQADYVAKYVKANLPAYATLPVLSVSAPFKSGFGGGNDYTDVAQGNVAINNAADLYLYPNTIYAVKVSGDNIKAWLETAAKRFNQIDPAKTTEQNLISSFPGYNFDMFTTPDITYEIDVTQPVGSRIKTLMYKGAAIVGTQEFIVATNNYRASGGGNFPGLDGSKTILAAPDANRDVLIAYIKSIKTVTRTANGSDRSWKFSKVTTAGPVTFTSSAGKLALASAAGLNNVSLLRADDGSGKSLSVYALDLSK; this is encoded by the coding sequence TTGCCGAGGACAAGTCCTTCGGTTTCGAGCGCGTCGCGACGCTGATCAAGAATGCGCGCAGCGAATTCCCGAACACCCTGTTGCTGGACAACGGCGACACGATCCAGGGCACCGCACTGGCCGACTACCAGGCCCAGGTTGCCCCGATCAGCTGTAGCACCACGCTGGCGATGTACAAGGTCATGAACGCCATCGGCTACGACGGTGGCGGCATCGGCAACCACGAGTTCAACTACGGCCTGCCCTACCTGAACCAGGTCACCGGCAACAAGTTCAACATCGACGGGCTGCCCGACCCGGCCAAGCAAACCGCCTGCGCCGGCCCCGCCTTCCCGCAGGTGCTCGCCAACGTGCTGAGCGTGAAGAGCAAGGCGCCGTTGTTCCAGCCCTACGCGATCCTGACCCGCGAACTGAAGGCCAAGACCGCGGATGGCAAGGAAGTCACCGCGCCGATCAAGGTCGGCATCATCGGCTTCACGCCGCCCACCATCATGTCGTGGGACAAGCGCTGGCTCGACGGCAAGGTCTACACCGCCGGCATCAAGGAACAGGCCGAGAAGTACATCCCGGAGATGCGCGCCAAGGGTGCCGACCTGGTGGTCGTGATCTCGCACGGCGGGCTGGATAACTCCGCCTACTCGCCGACGATGGAGAACGCCAACTACTACGTGTCGCAGGTCGCCGGCGTCGACGCGATGCTGATCGGCCACTCGCACCAGATCTTCCCGAACGCAACCAGCACGGTGCCGCAGTTCAACCTGCCGGGCGTCGACAAGGTCAACGGCACGGTCAATGGTGTGCCGACCGTGATGGCGAACTTCTGGGGCAAACACCTGGGGGTGATCAAGTTCGAGCTGGCGTACGACGGCAAGGCCTGGGTCATCGACAAGACCAAGACCAAGGTCGAGGCGCGCTCGATCCAGAACGCCGACAAGACCTATGTTGCGGTAGAGCCGAGCATCGCCGCAGCAGTGGCGAATGAGCACCAGGCCACGATCGACTATGTGAAGACGCCGATCGGCTCGACCGACTTCCAGATGACCAGCTACTTTGCCGATGTCGGCGAAGTTGGCGCGATCGAACTGGTGAACCAGGCGCAGGCGGACTACGTGGCGAAGTACGTGAAGGCGAACCTGCCGGCTTACGCAACGCTGCCGGTGCTGTCGGTCAGCGCGCCGTTCAAGAGCGGCTTCGGCGGAGGCAACGACTACACCGACGTAGCGCAAGGCAACGTCGCGATCAACAACGCGGCCGACCTTTACCTCTACCCGAACACGATCTACGCGGTGAAGGTGAGCGGCGACAACATCAAGGCCTGGCTGGAGACTGCCGCCAAGCGCTTCAACCAGATCGACCCGGCGAAGACGACCGAGCAGAACCTGATCAGCAGCTTCCCTGGCTACAACTTCGACATGTTTACGACGCCGGATATCACCTACGAAATCGACGTCACCCAACCAGTTGGTAGCCGCATCAAGACCCTGATGTACAAGGGCGCAGCCATCGTCGGCACGCAGGAATTCATCGTCGCGACGAACAACTACCGCGCCAGCGGCGGCGGCAACTTCCCCGGCCTGGACGGCAGCAAGACGATCCTCGCCGCGCCGGACGCCAACCGCGATGTGCTGATCGCGTACATCAAGTCGATCAAGACGGTGACCCGCACCGCCAACGGCTCGGACCGCAGCTGGAAGTTCAGCAAGGTCACGACGGCAGGCCCGGTGACCTTCACCTCGTCGGCCGGCAAGCTCGCGCTCGCCAGCGCGGCGGGGCTCAACAACGTGTCGCTGCTGCGTGCGGACGACGGTTCGGGCAAGAGCCTCTCGGTCTACGCGCTGGATCTCTCGAAATGA